The nucleotide window ACCTCGTGTGCTGGGTGAAGGAGGGAAGAGCGGCCACCGGCCGGGTGGAGGGCGATCCGCGCGGGGCGAGCCGGCGCGCCAGGGCGCGCAGCTCGATGGCGAGGGGCGTCGCCGTCCCGTCCGGCACGGCGGCACGGGCGCCGGGCAGGAGCGGAAAGGTGACGAGGGAAATCTCCCAGAGATCGACCGCCATGAGGCGGCGCAGGCCGCCGCGCTGCGGACTCGATCGCAGGGTGCGAAAGCCGATGGAGAGCCCGTCGAGGCCGCCCTCGCGCATCAGCGCGTCGACCTCGCGTCCGCGCTGGACGGCGAGGTTGATGAGCCCCTCGACGCGCAGGCCGCGCGCATCCTCCCGCAGGGAG belongs to Methylobacterium sp. 77 and includes:
- a CDS encoding HK97 family phage prohead protease, yielding MDGHFTGYASLFGVPDLGNDIVSAGAFATSLGQRGAAGVRMLFQHDPAEPIGRWLSLREDARGLRVEGLINLAVQRGREVDALMREGGLDGLSIGFRTLRSSPQRGGLRRLMAVDLWEISLVTFPLLPGARAAVPDGTATPLAIELRALARRLAPRGSPSTRPVAALPSFTQHTRFA